The Endozoicomonas sp. 4G DNA segment ACTAACCTTAAACTTTGATTTAACAAAGACCACAATAGGTCGGGAGGAAATATGGAACTGGTAGTAGGTCTGACTGCAATCGGTGTAGCTTTCATGCTGGGTTTTGCGGCTCTGGCGACAGCCATCGGGTTTGGTTTGCTGGGCGGCAAATTCCTTGAAGGTGTGGCCAGACAGCCTGAAACAGCGCCTATGCTGCAAACCAAAATGTTTATCGTGGCGGGTCTTCTTGACGCTGTGCCTATGATTGCAGTGGGTATCGCCCTGTTCTTCACCTTTGCTAACCCTTTTGTAGCTCTGGTTCAGTAATCGCTGCAGTGAAGATCCGGCTTGGCGTTGAAGTATGGCCGGTCTGATAGCCGTATCGAAACGAAAAGCCGAATAAA contains these protein-coding regions:
- the atpE gene encoding F0F1 ATP synthase subunit C, with translation MELVVGLTAIGVAFMLGFAALATAIGFGLLGGKFLEGVARQPETAPMLQTKMFIVAGLLDAVPMIAVGIALFFTFANPFVALVQ